The Deinococcus yavapaiensis KR-236 genome segment CACCTTCGGATCGACCATGAGGGCACGCCCGATGGCGAGCATCTGCTGCTCGCCGCCCGACAGCGTCCCGCCGAGCTGGCTTTCGCGTTCCTTGAGGCGCGGGAAAAGCTGGAACACCTCTTCCATGCGGCTCGCCGTGAGCTTGCGATCCGTCACGCGGTACGCGCCGATGTCGAGGTTCTCGCGCACCGTGAGCTGTCCGAAGATGCGCCGACCTTCGGGCACGTGACTCATCCCGAGCGCCGTGATGTCGTGCGCCGGCATGCCGACGATGTTCTTGCCCGCCAACGTCACGTTGCCCACCTTGGGTCTCAGCATGCCCGACAGCGTGCGCAGCGTCGTCGTCTTGCCCGCTCCGTTGCCGCCGA includes the following:
- a CDS encoding ABC transporter ATP-binding protein, giving the protein MLEVQGVHTYYGQIHALKGIDLTVGEGEVVALIGGNGAGKTTTLRTLSGMLRPKVGNVTLAGKNIVGMPAHDITALGMSHVPEGRRIFGQLTVRENLDIGAYRVTDRKLTASRMEEVFQLFPRLKERESQLGGTLSGGEQQMLAIGRALMVDPKVLLLDEPSMGLSPKFVETIFDIVQRLNKERGTTILLVEQNASMALSVAQRAYVLQTGEIRLSGDAADIARDESVRKAYLGEE